One stretch of Patescibacteria group bacterium DNA includes these proteins:
- a CDS encoding Fic family protein has protein sequence MAKRKDETSYRETAFGIIPRSKLIPLEIEGVKRTWDFILEKRKKTKIAIMPSFVKKLHKIGFAWIFPKEGGNFRKVEVTVSDHTPPKYYLISQLMDNYCKDLAERLKHLPDLNQADFLGELIRFLAWAHHRFLWIHPFKDYNGRIGRLLISIILLNLNLPPIELKVETKTGRKKYIQALKNADEGNLSELEKLIRDAVEETTKELRVYEKK, from the coding sequence ATGGCCAAGCGCAAAGACGAAACAAGTTACAGAGAAACCGCATTTGGCATAATTCCCCGATCAAAACTCATTCCTCTTGAAATTGAAGGCGTAAAACGAACCTGGGATTTTATTTTGGAAAAGCGCAAGAAAACAAAAATTGCCATAATGCCATCTTTCGTCAAGAAACTTCACAAGATTGGTTTTGCTTGGATATTTCCAAAAGAAGGTGGTAATTTCCGAAAAGTTGAAGTAACTGTTTCAGATCACACCCCGCCGAAATACTATCTTATTTCTCAATTGATGGATAATTATTGTAAAGATTTAGCCGAGAGGCTAAAACATTTACCAGACTTAAATCAAGCCGATTTTCTTGGAGAATTGATTCGTTTTCTTGCTTGGGCACACCATCGGTTTCTTTGGATCCATCCATTTAAAGATTACAATGGTCGCATCGGTAGGCTTTTGATAAGTATCATTCTTCTTAATCTTAATTTACCTCCAATTGAATTGAAAGTTGAGACTAAAACAGGCAGGAAGAAATATATACAAGCACTAAAAAATGCTGACGAAGGAAATTTGTCAGAATTGGAAAAACTAATCCGCGATGCTGTTGAGGAAACAACTAAAGAATTAAGAGTATATGAGAAAAAATAA